One Lysinibacillus sp. OF-1 DNA segment encodes these proteins:
- a CDS encoding DUF2184 domain-containing protein, whose protein sequence is MSQFREDALLRPQDLEAVDKKIYEPKKEELKARTILNVKTDVPAGAETYSYDVMTRSGAAKILAPGATDIPLVDADLTRHTVNIYSIATAFNLSVQEIRNAQMARRPVEVTKADTARKAIAEKENKLVWMGDKNHNILGVVNATGIQVLAVSNNEAGTSTKWKDKKGIDIVEDIKKAKNLINKLPGHEADTLLVAAEQYEHLEKVYNEHTMQTCLQYIQSQNWFKRIDYTSDLNEQGTGGTDCFLVFDSSPDVVEMLVSMDITRHPQEYKFPNYKIPLEERCGGAIVRYPMAIVRGEGI, encoded by the coding sequence ATGTCACAATTCCGTGAAGATGCACTATTACGCCCACAAGATTTAGAGGCAGTAGACAAGAAGATTTATGAGCCGAAAAAAGAAGAATTAAAGGCTCGTACCATTTTAAATGTCAAAACAGACGTACCAGCAGGTGCTGAAACTTATTCGTATGATGTCATGACACGTTCAGGAGCGGCTAAAATTTTAGCACCGGGAGCAACAGACATCCCACTAGTTGATGCCGATTTAACACGCCATACAGTCAATATTTATTCCATTGCTACAGCATTTAATCTATCCGTACAAGAAATTCGTAATGCACAAATGGCACGCCGCCCTGTTGAGGTAACAAAGGCTGATACAGCACGCAAAGCAATTGCGGAAAAAGAAAATAAACTCGTTTGGATGGGTGACAAAAACCACAATATTTTAGGTGTGGTCAATGCAACTGGTATTCAAGTGCTAGCAGTGTCAAATAATGAAGCGGGCACATCAACAAAATGGAAGGACAAAAAAGGTATCGATATTGTAGAGGACATCAAAAAGGCGAAAAACTTAATTAATAAGTTGCCTGGTCATGAAGCTGATACGCTTTTAGTAGCAGCTGAACAATATGAACATTTAGAAAAAGTCTACAATGAACATACAATGCAGACTTGTTTGCAGTACATTCAATCGCAAAATTGGTTCAAGCGTATTGACTATACATCCGATCTTAATGAACAAGGCACTGGGGGAACAGATTGCTTTTTAGTATTCGATTCTTCACCAGATGTTGTTGAAATGCTTGTATCGATGGACATTACACGTCATCCGCAGGAGTACAAGTTCCCAAATTATAAGATTCCATTAGAAGAACGTTGCGGTGGTGCCATTGTCCGTTATCCAATGGCAATCGTACGTGGGGAGGGTATTTAA